A portion of the Polaribacter cellanae genome contains these proteins:
- the nusA gene encoding transcription termination factor NusA, which yields MENIALIDSFSEFKDNKSIDRVTLMSILEEVFRAALKRKFGSDDNFDIIINPDKGDLEIWRNRVVVADGFSEDDNEEIELSEARKIEPDFEIGEDVSEEVKLIDLGRRAILALRQNLISKIYEHDSTNIFKHFKDLEGELYSAEVHHIRHNAIILLDDDGNEIVLPKSEQIRSDFFRKGDSVRGVIKTVELRGNKPAIILSRTSPLFLNKLFEQEIPEVFDGLITVEGVARIPGEKAKVAVDSYDDRIDPVGACVGVKGSRIHGIVRELGNENIDVINYTKNEQLFISRALSPAKVTSMEIEMYEEEKNGKKGRVNVLLKPEEVSKAIGRGGVNIRLASELTGYEIDVQREGLEEEDVELTEFSDEIEAWIIKEFKNIGLDTARSVLETTVAELVKRTDLEEETILDVQRILKEEFEE from the coding sequence ATGGAAAATATAGCGTTAATTGATTCGTTTTCAGAATTTAAAGATAATAAAAGTATAGACAGAGTAACACTAATGTCTATTTTAGAAGAAGTATTTAGAGCTGCTTTAAAACGTAAGTTTGGTTCTGATGATAATTTCGATATTATTATAAACCCAGACAAAGGAGATTTAGAAATTTGGAGAAATAGAGTCGTAGTTGCAGATGGTTTTTCTGAAGACGATAACGAAGAAATAGAACTAAGTGAAGCAAGAAAAATTGAGCCAGATTTCGAAATTGGCGAAGATGTTTCAGAAGAAGTAAAATTAATCGACTTAGGAAGAAGAGCTATTTTGGCATTACGTCAAAACTTAATTTCTAAAATTTACGAGCACGATAGTACAAATATCTTTAAGCATTTTAAAGATTTAGAAGGCGAATTATACAGTGCAGAAGTGCATCACATTCGTCACAATGCAATTATTTTGTTAGATGACGATGGGAATGAAATTGTATTACCAAAAAGCGAGCAAATTCGTTCAGATTTCTTCAGAAAAGGAGATTCTGTAAGAGGTGTTATAAAAACAGTAGAATTAAGAGGTAACAAACCTGCAATTATATTGTCGAGAACATCGCCATTATTTTTAAATAAACTATTCGAGCAAGAAATTCCAGAAGTTTTCGACGGTTTAATTACTGTGGAAGGAGTTGCAAGAATACCAGGAGAAAAAGCAAAAGTAGCAGTAGATTCTTATGACGATAGGATAGATCCTGTTGGAGCTTGTGTTGGTGTAAAAGGTTCAAGAATTCATGGTATTGTTCGCGAACTAGGAAACGAAAATATAGATGTTATAAATTATACCAAAAACGAACAATTGTTTATTTCAAGAGCATTAAGTCCTGCAAAAGTAACCTCAATGGAAATTGAAATGTACGAAGAAGAAAAAAATGGTAAAAAAGGACGTGTAAATGTGCTTTTAAAACCAGAAGAAGTTTCGAAAGCAATTGGTAGAGGTGGTGTAAATATTCGTTTAGCGAGTGAGTTAACAGGCTACGAAATAGACGTTCAAAGAGAAGGTTTAGAAGAAGAAGATGTAGAGTTAACAGAATTTAGCGACGAAATAGAAGCTTGGATTATTAAAGAATTCAAGAACATTGGTTTAGATACCGCAAGAAGCGTGTTGGAAACAACCGTTGCAGAATTGGTAAAAAGAACCGATTTAGAAGAAGAAACTATTTTAGATGTGCAGAGAATTTTAAAAGAAGAATTCGAAGAATAG